The segment aagggtttgcaaggctcctctttcatatgcaatcaattttgttcaaatcggttaagagacctatgagataatgaagtcccatatttttcgtatttttatacataacttttgaactaaaagtccgatcagtatgaaattcaatagcgaccaatgggacatctagacctttcatttgacactaagaacttTAAAATCggcccagccatctccgagaaaagtgagtgagattaaaagcgtcacatacacacacacacacacacacacacacatacacacacacacacacacacatacatacacacacacagaaaatgctcagttttcgaaactgagtcgaatggtatataacattcggcccgcaggaccttctttccatttccggttttccaagtgatttctatacctttatactatatatttatatagtagaaaggcaaaacatgacACATCGATCAATTGCGGTGATAGAAAATGACTACAGACGTACGCCGGTCGCAGCTCTTCTTCGGGGCCGCTCATTGTCGTGAACTTATCCACCAGCCAATCGCTCTCCTCTTGGTACAAGAAGGCGGGTCCGCGCATCCATCGGCTGTCGGACTTGCAGTTCGGACCTTTACCCCACTTCGTCGCTTCATCGGCGACATTTATTTTCGTTCCCAGCCATCGCCATTCGTCGGGTTTTGACAGGGACAGGATCTCGTTAACTCTAAACGCCACGTACTGCCGGTATCTGCGCGTATCCGATTTGATCCATGAGATTACGGTGCTAGAATCGCTCCAGAAGTATGTGCGTTTGATCTGTACCGAATGACCTTCTTTGATTGTCTTGCGTTAGCGAGCACCAGTCACGGCTGCATGCAATTCCAGTCGAGGAACTGAAGTCTGCTGTAGTGGAGCTACCTTCGTCTTGGAGGAAACCAGGGCGCATCGAATTTCTCCTCGGTCGTAAATACGAAAGTACGCTGCTGTAGAGTAGGCTTGCTGACTACCGTCTACAAATTTGTGGATCTCCAGGTTATCGTAACAGACGGGATCATATCCCGGAAAGTAGCACCGGGGAATTCGGATGTTATCTAACTCCTTCATAACTTGCAGCCACTGCTTCCACCGTACGAACAGATCTTGGGGTATGCGATCGTCCCAGTCCAGCTTAGCTCTCCAAACATCCTGCAGCAGAATCTTCCCTTGAATTACTAGCGAGCCAACCAGCCTCAATGGATCGTAGATTTTCATCACGAAGCTCAGCATCATTCTCTTTGTCGGCACGATGTCACCTTCTACCAGCGATCTTAGATCATCTTGTAGATTGAACTTGAAGCAGAAGACATCTTCGATCGTTAGCCAAGACAGACCGAGGACACGTTCAAAACCATGATGGCCATTCATCGAAAGGTCTTTCACTTCAGCGGGACTCACTTCTCCGATAGCTTCCAGGACCGAGGATCGATTTGAAACCCAGTTGCGAATTCGAAAGCCTGCCTTCCGGTGTACTTCAGCTACTTCTAGTGCTAGACTGAGGGCTTCCTCTTCAGTGTCGACGCTATCGAGATAGTCGTCGACGTAATGCTTATTCTTGATCGCATCTGCCGCTCTGGGGAATTCCTGCTCATTCTCCGTAGCATTCAGGTTTTTCACATATTGTGACTGCGCCGGAGAACACGTCGCTCCGAAGATAGCGACATTGCACGCCATCGTGATCAGCGGTTCGTTTGACGACTTGCGGAAGACGAACAAGAGTGCGCTTTGATCTTCCTTCCTGACTCCGAGCTGCAAGAACATTTCTTGTATATCACCGGAGTAAGTAACTTCCCGTTCGCGGAATTTGAAAGTAACATGTAGCTGGGGAGTCAACAAATCCGGACCCTTCAAGAGCATCATGTTCAGGGACACACCGTTAACCTTTGCGGTCGCATCCCAAATAACTCGTATCCGTCCGGGTTTGTTCGGATTCTGTACCACTCCTAACGGAAGGTACCAGATACGTCGCGAATCGAAACCTGCCATCTCTTCATCAGTTACTACGTGGATGTACCCCTTCACCTCGAAGTCTGCCACCTGCTGTCGTACGCTCTCATATAGCTGAATATCCTTCTCAAGTCGCTTCTCCAGGCATCGCCACTGGCGCTCGGCCATTGGTCTACTATCCGGGAATTCGATCGTGTTGCGCCCAGATTAGCCCGGTTTCAAACCTTCCGCTTTCTGTCCGAACTGTCGTTTCTTCGAGGATCCTGCGTGCTCGTTGGTCTTCGGCTCCTTTCAGATTAGGAGCTACGGCAACTCCAAGGCTTTCTACTGAGAAGAACTCCTGCACGTAGTCGTGGAGATCGCGTTCTGTCGTATCCGCACAGATAAGCATTTGACGGTGCTGGAAACTGTCTTCTCCCCCTCGTACACGGCCACTTACGACCCAGCCAACGCGAGTCTTCGCAGCGATCGGTTCATCTTTTTCTCCTTCACGAACCTTCGTAGTAGTCAGCAGATGTGAGTTACTCAGACCGATTAGTAGTCCAGGAACGGCTCTCTTAAAGCTCTTGACCGGTAGATGTCGTAGGTGTGTGAAATCCTTAGCCAGCAGCACGAAATCCAGCGATTGTTCCGGTAGCCCTAGATTCTTGACGGTGTATACTTCGGATAGCTTGAAACGTTTTCCGCCGTCTGGCTGCGATATGCTCAGCTTCTCCAGCACAGTAGTCTCGATCTGCTTATTTATCCCACTCGTCCAATGGATGCACACGGAATGCGCTCGACTGTCCACGCCGAGTTGGTCTGCAATCGCCTGTTCTACTAGAGTCACAGACGAGCCGTCATCCAAGAATGCGTAGGTGTTCACTGCAGCACCATTCTTCCCGTACAAAGTCACAGGAATTatcttgaacaaaattgatgacACCGGAAGCTGGTGGATGGTGACTTCGGCTCGCTGTGCAGTAAACGGTGATGTCGTTTCTGACAGTTTCTTGAAGGCTGCACAAGTCGCAGTGGTATGCCGGTAACGTTGCATTTAGAACAATTCTTGCTTACTTCTTGTCTTTTGCTCGTAGCATTCTGGTGATGTTCTCGCCGTTCGCCAGGTGGTTTGGTTGATGCTTCTTTTCGTTCGTGTGCATCATGCGTATTCAGGAACGCCTGTTCTTTATTCCTGGGTTTTTCATGCTTCTCGTCCTTCGGAGGCTTCGGTGAAACGTACAAGTTTGTAACGCCACTGGTGGCGGCCTAACGTTCCGCATGTACTCGCTGAAAGCTTTTAAATCGACCACGGGTAGACCCACTTGGTGTAGCGCCCAGCTAAATTTGATATTTGCCGGCAGCTTGTCCACCAGTTCTTGTAGGAGAATCGGGTTGGACAGGTGATTCGTCATTCCAACAGCCTCCATATGACCACACAAATTTTGCACAGCCAAACCAAAATGAATCAGCGTCTCCAATTTTTCCGCCCTGGGTGCGGTCGTTGCTCGAACTTTGGCCACCAGGTTATGAACAATCTGCTCCGGCCTACCGTACAATGTCTGAAAGGTAGCCAGCACTTGTGGCACGGTAGACGGATGTAGAAGAAAACTGCTGACGGCATCTTTCGCAGCACCTTTCAGCACCCGTTGCAAACGCAGCAAGTTTTTAGAAAGCGAATAACCACGCGCCTCTGTCGAATGGTTATAACTACTGATAAAGAGCGGCCACTCGACAGGGTCCCCGCTAAAGACAGGAAGCTCTCTTGTGATGACTTGCCTTGCTGCCAACTGATGGGACGTGGGACTTTGCATTGCATGACCATAATTTACATCTATGGCAGCATTTCGAGGTCCTAACGGACCTACTAGAAGAGGAATAGGGGGCAATCCTGGCTTTGGAGGTACATAAAATGTCTGGGTTGGTGTCCCTACTATGTCTACTTTGTCGTGAGTCGTTTGAGGATTATTACTCACAGTTACACCTTGCTGGTTCGCCTCTGGAACGTCGTGCTAATGCTCGTCCTCTGCGGGCTGTTCCGCTGCATGCTGTGCCGATTGTTGTTCGCACTTCATGCGCAGTCGTTGCATCTCATCGGTAAGATTCTGCTCCTGGGCCAGGAATCTCTGCTTCTCTTCGTCTCGCTTCGAACGCTCAGCTTGGCATTGCTGTTCTAGCTGTTTGATCCGTTGTACTAGGTCCATTTCCCTATTTCTGTGCTGCTTATCGACGTCGTCCCGTTTCTTTAAGTCGGCTTCGATCTGCTGCAATCGCTGCCTGTCTTGTTTACGCTGTTCATCCGCATAATTTAACAGGTTGGTCAACTCCTGCTCTCGCTGGCCCCGCAGCTGTAGCGCTTTCTCTTCTTTCTCACGTTGCTGCTGATAAATTCCTTCCATACGGTGTCTGTCCTGCTCTCGATTCTCCTCGGCATGCTTAAGCAGATTTGCTAACTCCTGCTTTCGCTGTTCTTGCCGCCGGAGCTCCTCTTCCTGCTGCTCGGCATGCTTTCGCATCTCGCTTGTCTCGCGTTGCCATTCTTCGTATGGTAGTGGTTTTCTAATCAACTTCGAGACCATCTTTGGAAACGCGTCTACTTACGATGAACTCGAAATCTGACCGCTGATGTCAAACAATCGGTTCAACGGTGGGACGTTGACTAGCGATAGATCCGGTAAACTACCGGTATGCTGATGCTGCTGACCGGACTGCTGCTTTACAGCATCTTTTTGCACGGCGTCCGTCATGGTTCGATCGGAATCTACTACGGTGGTTTCACTAACTTCGATATGTGTCGACGTTCCGACCAGTTCCCCGTTTCGAACCGAAACTTGTTGATTTGGTTCATTTCCGGTCGTACAGGGCATCGCTTGCTGGTGGAACCAAGTTTCTATTTTACTACGGTTACTCGCGTGGCTTCGACTGCTTTGGTTGCTACGGATACTTCCCGCATCTTCATCCTGCTGGCGAAGcagctcatgcttcggagccaAGTACTCCTTCTCACGTTCAAGTTTTTCATTCATCGCCTTCTCGACCAGTAATTTCTCTTTCTGCAACCTTTCCTCCTCCAATTTCTCACACAAACATCGTTCTTCTTCCAACTTCTGAAGCTCTCGCTCTATCGCCGATCTCCGGGAACTCGTCGTGCTGGATTTTCCCGTCCTAGAGCTTGCACGTGACGGAGAAACGCAATTCACACAGCTGAATTCACTGGATCGCGCTGTACTAACGTCCACTTTCGCACAGGAGAAATGGTACCAACGCTCGCATTTTCCGCATTGTACAACTCCGCATTGTTGGGTCGCGTACATTCCGCGCAATAGAAATGCTCGCCGTGCTCGATGTCGACCACTGATGGttcaaatccatcatcatccGACTCTATCACTGGTGTACTGTCACGGGATGGTTGAGAGCCGCTGCGCGCTGGATCTTGTCGGGTCGCTCGAGTTTTTGACCGGGTCTGGCGAACGAATGATCCTTGTGCACTCATAATAGATATTTCTTTGAGATTGTTACTGTGGGGGTTGGCGTTTCGGAGTCCCAGAAGCAAATTCCATCAGTTTCCAATGAAATCAGCTCAAAGCTACAATTTTATTAGGTTACGTTTCAACACGGTATGCAGAATTAATTAAGTAGGAATTAACTTACAAATAGTCTCGTACTAGGCACTCCAACCCCTTACAATCAGGTTAGTGTATTGTACTCAAATTATTTTGTAAGTAGGGTATTTAATATTAAATTCGAGTTTAAATAAAGCAAAATGTTATTTACGTTGCAAATCTGTTCCACGCTActttttaatcaaaaaagataataataataatcgcaTCTCTTCGTTGTGACAGTTCGCCTCTATACCGTCTCGCTATCATACATTCACACCAGCCCGAACGTCAAGTGCGCCGGGGGATGCGCCGATTTACTTTTCGTCGTTACTCGCAGTAACATCCTTAGTTATCTGCTATGAGCCTCAGTATGTTATTTCGTTAAAAACAACCGTTTTATTACagattgtccatttcaccccagtgggtgtccatatcactccaaacaaaattttgatgccaaaaaatcattattttcattttaaccAATTTATATTTTAGCAAAACAAAGCTAGATACAATTGTTAAACTCCActggtaaacagaaaacaagttaATTTTAGTGtacgattcaacttttttgagtttggtgcatagattttgggataatagGTGATTTGCTTAGGGTGTCCAAATTCCCCTAAATTACCCTATAGCTCTTCTCGAAGAATGCAGTGTCCAACTGTAAAATTTGGACTTGGGACGGTAAAATAAAAGTGGTATGTCAGCTCGCCGGTCTCCGGTCGAGTGAAGTTCGTTGCACTATCAAGTTAACAATCTATAAAATACCGTAAAGAGTTGTAATCCTTTAAGACCACGCGGGTTATGCCCATACTGTTTTTGAACGCTATtaaaatgaaataataaaagttgaataattttttttcgaatgggaagataacgaaatacggtaaatcgttaaaaagtaTATCTTTACAATACATTATAGACACTAGTTCAGTAGAAACTTGGCTGATACACTCACAGTTGACATTTTAATAACAGGTATTCACCACAAATCCTTTCCTTACCGCAGCTGTCAATTTCAATTGAAATCGGAAACCAGCACTCACCTGCAAGTAAACGAACATACGAAATTCACTTGTTAGTACAAAATCCTTTCACATCAACGGAAGAATGTGCTGCTAGTAGATATAACGAACAACAACATGTATCACTGCTAGAAGAGACCCGTAATGATATAATCTTGTGCTGAGTCGTTTGTTGTCAGCCATTTCCCTGCCACTTCCAGTGTTCTAGTggtctatctctctctctatcgCCTTTCGATCCACATTTCCCACTCGACTGAATGATTGTCTGTCTGACGGTAAGGGAACGAAATCTCGAAAGCTGAAGTGTTATTTGCTTTCATTTACCTAAATTAACACATCTCCGGATCTGATACATTCCCACCGGAGGCGACATCAGTGTTCCGTCTGCGGTAAG is part of the Sabethes cyaneus chromosome 2, idSabCyanKW18_F2, whole genome shotgun sequence genome and harbors:
- the LOC128736214 gene encoding uncharacterized protein LOC128736214, with product MQSPTSHQLAARQVITRELPVFSGDPVEWPLFISSYNHSTEARGYSLSKNLLRLQRVLKGAAKDAVSSFLLHPSTVPQVLATFQTLYGRPEQIVHNLVAKVRATTAPRAEKLETLIHFGLAVQNLCGHMEAVGMTNHLSNPILLQELVDKLPANIKFSWALHQVGLPVVDLKAFSEYMRNPPKDEKHEKPRNKEQAFLNTHDAHERKEASTKPPGERREHHQNATSKRQERAEVTIHQLPVSSILFKIIPVTLYGKNGAAVNTYAFLDDGSSVTLVEQAIADQLGVDSRAHSVCIHWTSGINKQIETTVLEKLSISQPDGGKRFKLSEVYTVKNLGLPEQSLDFVLLAKDFTHLRHLPVKSFKRAVPGLLIGLSNSHLLTTTKVREGEKDEPIAAKTRVGWVVSGRVRGGEDSFQHRQMLICADTTERDLHDYVQEFFSVESLGVAVAPNLKGAEDQRARRILEETTVRTESGSRPMAERQWRCLEKRLEKDIQLYESVRQQVADFEVKGYIHVVTDEEMAGFDSRRIWYLPLGVVQNPNKPGRIRVIWDATAKVNGVSLNMMLLKGPDLLTPQLHVTFKFREREVTYSGDIQEIRQTNR